A single genomic interval of Mycobacterium sp. DL592 harbors:
- a CDS encoding bifunctional 2-polyprenyl-6-hydroxyphenol methylase/3-demethylubiquinol 3-O-methyltransferase UbiG has protein sequence MYTEHREVNRAMWDERAPAHAASPDYAVQQLIADPNRLSDVVRFDVPRLGALSGLRAVHLQCHIGTDTISLARLGARMTGLDFSRAALEIARGIASAAGVSVDYVESDVYAAPEVLCGNVFDLVYTGIGALVWLPDVGRWAESVARLLRPGGRLFLREGHPVLWSVDETRTDVIALAYPYFEHEEPLRFDASETYVQTDAVFTNAESREWNHGMGEIVTAILDAGLRLTMFVEHDSVPWDALPGRMREDGGEWRLIEHGDRLPLSYTLQAVKP, from the coding sequence GTGTACACCGAACACCGTGAGGTCAACCGCGCGATGTGGGACGAGCGCGCCCCGGCGCATGCGGCATCGCCGGACTATGCGGTTCAACAATTGATCGCCGATCCGAACCGACTCTCCGACGTCGTCCGATTCGACGTTCCCCGACTGGGTGCGTTGTCCGGACTGCGCGCGGTTCACCTGCAGTGCCATATCGGCACGGACACGATCTCGCTGGCCCGTCTCGGGGCGCGGATGACCGGGCTGGACTTCTCCCGCGCCGCACTGGAGATCGCCCGCGGGATCGCCTCGGCGGCGGGGGTGAGCGTCGACTACGTCGAATCCGACGTCTATGCGGCACCGGAAGTGTTGTGCGGGAACGTTTTCGATCTCGTGTACACCGGAATCGGGGCGCTGGTGTGGCTGCCCGACGTCGGTCGCTGGGCCGAATCGGTCGCCCGTTTGCTGCGGCCGGGCGGCCGGCTGTTCCTGCGCGAAGGTCACCCGGTGCTGTGGTCGGTCGACGAGACCCGCACGGACGTGATCGCGCTGGCATATCCGTACTTCGAACACGAGGAGCCGTTACGGTTTGACGCCTCGGAGACTTATGTGCAGACCGACGCGGTCTTCACCAACGCCGAGTCGCGGGAGTGGAACCACGGCATGGGTGAGATCGTCACCGCGATACTCGACGCCGGCCTGCGCCTGACCATGTTCGTCGAACACGACTCGGTGCCCTGGGATGCACTGCCCGGGCGGATGCGCGAGGACGGCGGCGAATGGCGGCTGATCGAGCACGGTGACCGGCTGCCGCTGAGCTATACGTTGCAGGCGGTCAAACCTTGA
- a CDS encoding formate/nitrite transporter family protein, producing the protein MSTTSQRQLGESDSPIEDELEEAFERMVDEGSQRLHRTWREVLVTGFFGGTEVAMGVLAYLSVLAQTHNQLLAGLAFSIGFLALLLGRSELFTEGFLVPVTTVAAKRAGFPQLLKLWGGTLAANLVGGWVIMALIMAALPTLREQTVESAKHFATAPLSVQTVSLALLGGMVITLMTRMQHGTDSVPGKIAAAVAGAFLLAGLTLFHSILDSLLIFGALITGEAPFGYADWLGWFGYTAIGNVVGGLGLVTVLRLLRSKERLKDERRHAEQE; encoded by the coding sequence GTGAGCACAACCAGCCAGCGTCAACTCGGCGAGTCCGACAGTCCGATCGAGGACGAACTCGAAGAGGCCTTCGAGCGGATGGTCGACGAAGGCAGCCAACGTCTGCACCGCACCTGGCGAGAGGTGCTCGTGACCGGTTTCTTCGGTGGCACCGAGGTCGCGATGGGCGTCCTGGCGTATCTGTCGGTACTCGCGCAGACCCACAACCAGCTGCTGGCGGGCCTGGCGTTCTCGATCGGATTCCTCGCGCTGCTGCTCGGGCGCAGCGAGCTGTTCACCGAGGGTTTCCTGGTCCCGGTGACAACAGTGGCCGCCAAGCGGGCCGGCTTCCCGCAGTTGCTCAAGCTGTGGGGCGGAACGCTGGCAGCGAACCTGGTCGGCGGCTGGGTGATCATGGCGCTGATCATGGCGGCGCTGCCGACACTGCGCGAGCAGACCGTGGAGTCCGCCAAGCACTTCGCGACGGCGCCGCTGTCGGTGCAGACGGTGTCGCTGGCCTTGCTCGGCGGGATGGTCATCACGCTGATGACGCGGATGCAGCACGGCACCGATTCGGTGCCCGGCAAGATCGCGGCTGCGGTAGCCGGGGCGTTCCTGCTCGCCGGTCTCACGCTGTTTCATTCGATCCTGGACTCGTTGCTGATCTTCGGCGCGCTGATCACCGGTGAAGCCCCCTTCGGCTACGCCGACTGGCTGGGCTGGTTCGGCTATACGGCGATCGGCAACGTCGTCGGTGGCCTGGGTCTGGTGACAGTGCTGCGGTTGCTGCGCAGTAAGGAACGGCTCAAGGATGAGCGCCGCCATGCCGAGCAGGAATGA
- a CDS encoding PucR family transcriptional regulator produces the protein MQPTLREILDLPTVRAGQPDVVCAGQLDVPVRWVHVSDLADLSGLLTGGELVLTTGQALADPAVRDDYLPGLAEAGAVGVVVELGLHVQEIPESVLRSGAELAFPVVVLHRPVRFVDVTEDVHRRIVTDQYAEVAYAQRVHEAFTALSMRRASIDQIVSATAEMLETPVVLEDLNRQVLSFAAREIPTSQLLSDWERRSRLAGPQSWTARPVGPYREVWGRLITPEVADADSRTVTTLERAAQALALHRMVEQNRTSLELRAQSGLVDDLRRGRVTDEAEATARAHALGLRPALTYVPMAARLREGAAADQVVVQQRRVRTLDAIMHAVRVAGHTGLAATRDDGQIDLVLAPQRASGQPTSLEAALTVVCTEIRRTVLRLDGVIDCVIGVGPESSRLIDAVGGLREAGHVAEVAMSMPSHDRPFHRSADVRLRGLISLIRSDARVQAFAETELSGLLAHRAIHGDEMFDLLRSFLTAGGNKAELARTLHMSRPTLYSRLDALERIVGLALDDAESRASLHVAMLILGSAGE, from the coding sequence GTGCAGCCCACACTTCGCGAGATTCTCGACCTCCCGACCGTTCGCGCAGGCCAGCCGGACGTGGTCTGCGCCGGCCAGTTGGACGTACCGGTGCGCTGGGTGCACGTCAGCGACCTCGCCGACCTCTCCGGTCTGCTGACCGGGGGCGAGTTGGTGCTGACGACGGGGCAAGCGCTGGCCGACCCGGCGGTGCGCGACGACTATCTACCGGGCCTGGCCGAGGCCGGTGCGGTGGGCGTGGTCGTCGAACTCGGGCTGCACGTCCAGGAGATTCCGGAGTCGGTTCTACGGTCGGGTGCGGAGCTGGCGTTTCCGGTCGTCGTGCTGCACCGCCCGGTGCGCTTCGTCGACGTCACCGAGGACGTTCACCGGCGGATCGTCACCGACCAGTACGCCGAGGTGGCCTACGCCCAGCGGGTGCACGAGGCCTTCACCGCGCTGAGCATGCGACGAGCCTCGATCGATCAGATCGTCTCGGCCACCGCCGAGATGCTGGAGACCCCGGTGGTCCTCGAGGACCTCAACCGTCAGGTGCTCTCCTTCGCCGCCCGCGAGATCCCGACATCGCAGCTGTTGTCGGACTGGGAACGCCGGTCGCGGCTGGCGGGCCCGCAGTCCTGGACCGCACGTCCGGTCGGCCCGTACCGCGAGGTGTGGGGCCGGCTGATCACACCGGAGGTCGCCGACGCCGATTCCCGGACGGTGACCACGCTGGAGCGGGCGGCCCAGGCGCTGGCCCTGCACCGCATGGTCGAGCAGAACAGGACGTCGCTGGAGCTGCGAGCGCAGAGCGGGCTGGTGGACGACCTTCGCCGGGGACGCGTCACCGACGAGGCCGAGGCGACCGCACGGGCCCACGCACTGGGGTTGCGCCCCGCGCTGACCTACGTGCCGATGGCGGCGCGGCTGCGGGAAGGTGCAGCCGCAGATCAGGTGGTGGTGCAGCAGCGCCGGGTGCGCACGCTGGACGCGATCATGCACGCGGTGCGCGTGGCCGGCCATACCGGACTGGCCGCCACCCGCGACGACGGCCAGATCGATCTGGTACTGGCACCGCAGCGGGCCAGCGGCCAGCCCACCTCGCTGGAGGCGGCGCTGACCGTGGTGTGCACCGAGATCAGGCGCACGGTCCTGCGACTCGATGGGGTGATCGACTGCGTGATCGGCGTCGGACCCGAGTCGAGCCGCCTGATCGATGCGGTCGGCGGATTGCGCGAGGCCGGGCACGTGGCCGAAGTTGCTATGTCGATGCCGTCGCACGACAGGCCTTTTCACCGATCTGCCGATGTCCGGCTGCGCGGCCTGATCTCGCTGATCCGCTCCGATGCCCGGGTGCAGGCCTTCGCCGAGACCGAACTTTCGGGGCTGCTGGCACACCGGGCCATCCATGGCGACGAGATGTTCGATCTGCTGCGCAGCTTCCTGACGGCCGGCGGCAACAAGGCCGAGCTGGCCCGCACCCTGCACATGTCGCGGCCCACGCTGTACTCGCGGCTCGATGCCCTCGAGCGGATCGTCGGCCTGGCTCTCGACGACGCCGAGTCGCGGGCGTCGCTGCATGTCGCCATGCTCATCCTCGGGTCGGCAGGGGAGTAG
- a CDS encoding CoA-acylating methylmalonate-semialdehyde dehydrogenase — MTLAAPHTRVRTIAHWADGKPFAGSSDRTAPVTNPATGQVTGQVALADVADARAVIEAARAAFPAWRDTSVAKRTTILFAFRELLNARKQELAELITAEHGKVLSDALGEVSRGQEVVEFACGIAHLLKGGMTENASTNVDVASIRQPLGPVAVISPFNFPAMVPMWFFPIAIAAGNTVVLKPSEKDPSASLWIANLWAEAGLPDGVFNVLQGDKVAVDELLTNPAIKAVSFVGSTPIAQYVYSTGTMHGKRVQALGGAKNHALILPDADLDLAADAMVNAGFGSAGERCMAISAAVAVGPIADELVAKIAERTKTLKTGDGTRNSDMGPLVTKAHRDRVASYIDAGEADGATIVVDGRTVAADGGEDGFWLGPTLIDNVTPEMSVYTDEIFGPVLSVLRVDTYDEALALINSNPYGNGTAIFTNDGGAARRFQNEVEVGMVGINVPIPVPTAYYSFGGWKSSLFGDTHAHGTEGVHFFTRGKVVTTRWLDPSHGGINLGFPQNN, encoded by the coding sequence ATGACCCTCGCAGCGCCCCACACCCGCGTCCGCACCATCGCCCACTGGGCCGACGGTAAGCCCTTCGCCGGCAGCAGCGACCGGACCGCACCGGTCACCAACCCCGCCACCGGCCAGGTGACCGGTCAGGTCGCCCTGGCCGACGTCGCCGACGCGCGGGCCGTCATCGAGGCCGCGCGCGCCGCCTTCCCGGCCTGGCGCGACACCTCGGTCGCCAAGCGCACGACTATCCTGTTCGCCTTCCGCGAGCTGCTCAACGCCCGCAAGCAGGAACTGGCCGAGCTCATCACCGCGGAGCACGGCAAGGTGCTCTCCGACGCCCTCGGTGAGGTCAGCCGCGGCCAGGAGGTCGTCGAATTCGCCTGCGGCATCGCGCACCTGCTCAAGGGCGGTATGACCGAGAACGCCTCGACCAACGTCGACGTGGCCTCCATTCGCCAGCCGCTCGGCCCGGTGGCGGTCATTTCCCCGTTCAACTTCCCGGCCATGGTGCCGATGTGGTTCTTCCCCATCGCGATCGCCGCCGGCAACACCGTGGTCCTCAAGCCGTCGGAGAAGGATCCGTCGGCCTCGCTGTGGATCGCCAACCTGTGGGCCGAGGCCGGCCTGCCCGACGGTGTGTTCAACGTCCTGCAGGGTGACAAGGTTGCCGTCGACGAGCTGCTGACCAACCCGGCGATCAAGGCGGTGTCCTTCGTCGGCTCCACCCCGATCGCCCAGTACGTCTACTCCACCGGCACGATGCACGGCAAGCGCGTCCAGGCCCTCGGCGGCGCCAAGAACCACGCGCTGATCCTGCCCGACGCCGACCTGGACCTGGCCGCCGACGCGATGGTCAACGCCGGCTTCGGTTCGGCCGGCGAGCGCTGCATGGCCATCTCGGCCGCCGTCGCCGTCGGACCGATCGCCGACGAGCTGGTCGCCAAGATCGCCGAGCGCACAAAGACTTTGAAGACCGGCGACGGCACCCGCAACTCCGACATGGGGCCGCTGGTCACCAAGGCCCACCGCGATCGGGTGGCCTCCTACATCGACGCCGGCGAAGCCGACGGCGCGACGATCGTGGTCGACGGCCGCACGGTCGCCGCGGACGGCGGAGAAGACGGGTTCTGGCTGGGCCCCACCCTGATTGACAACGTCACCCCCGAGATGAGCGTTTACACCGACGAGATCTTCGGACCGGTGCTGTCGGTGCTGCGCGTGGACACCTACGACGAGGCGCTGGCGCTGATCAACTCCAACCCCTACGGCAACGGCACCGCGATCTTCACCAACGATGGCGGCGCTGCCCGCCGCTTCCAGAACGAGGTCGAGGTCGGCATGGTCGGCATCAACGTGCCCATCCCGGTGCCGACCGCCTACTACAGTTTCGGTGGGTGGAAATCGTCGCTGTTCGGTGACACCCACGCCCACGGAACCGAGGGAGTGCACTTCTTCACCCGTGGCAAGGTGGTCACCACCCGGTGGCTCGACCCGTCCCACGGCGGCATCAATCTCGGCTTCCCCCAGAACAACTGA
- a CDS encoding aspartate aminotransferase family protein, protein MTATTSHLLPNGLDAESARAEAARAYELDRQHVFHSWSAQAQIKPMTVVASEGSYIWDGDGNKLLDFSGQLVFTNIGHQHPKVVAAIADQAAKLCTIAPQHANAARSEAARLIAERTPGDLNRVFFTNGGADAVEHAVRMARLHTGRRKVLSRYRSYHGGTDTAINLTGDPRRYPNDYASAGVVHFNGPFLYRSSFYAENEQQESQRALEYLERLIAHEGPATIAAIILESVPGTAGIMVPPPGYMAGVREICDRHGIVFIADEVMAGFGRTGKWFAIDHFDVVPDLMTFAKGVTSGYVPLGGVAINDAIYNTFADRAYPGGLTYSGHPLACAAAVATINAMEDEAMVANAARIGETVLGPGLRELAARHASVGEVRGLGVFWAIELVANQASREPLAPYGGSSDAMNAVIAACKSGGLLPFANFNRIHAVPACNITDAEVAEGLAILDKALDVADSYMTR, encoded by the coding sequence ATGACCGCAACTACGTCACACCTGCTGCCCAACGGCCTGGACGCTGAGAGCGCCCGCGCCGAAGCCGCCCGCGCCTACGAGCTGGATCGCCAGCACGTCTTCCATTCCTGGTCGGCGCAGGCGCAGATCAAGCCGATGACCGTCGTCGCCTCGGAGGGTTCCTACATCTGGGACGGCGACGGCAACAAGCTGCTCGACTTCTCCGGACAGCTGGTGTTCACCAATATCGGCCACCAGCACCCGAAGGTCGTCGCGGCGATCGCCGACCAGGCCGCCAAGTTGTGCACCATCGCCCCGCAGCACGCCAATGCCGCGCGCTCGGAGGCCGCCCGGCTGATCGCCGAGCGCACCCCCGGTGACCTCAACCGGGTGTTCTTCACCAACGGCGGCGCCGACGCCGTCGAGCACGCGGTGCGGATGGCACGGCTGCACACCGGCCGGCGAAAGGTGCTCTCCCGCTACCGCTCGTATCACGGCGGCACCGATACGGCGATCAACCTGACCGGCGACCCGCGGCGCTACCCGAACGACTACGCCAGCGCAGGCGTCGTGCACTTCAACGGCCCGTTCCTCTACCGCTCGTCGTTCTACGCCGAGAACGAGCAGCAGGAGTCGCAGCGTGCCCTGGAGTACCTCGAGCGTCTCATCGCCCACGAGGGTCCGGCCACCATCGCCGCGATCATCCTGGAGTCGGTCCCGGGGACCGCGGGCATCATGGTTCCGCCGCCCGGCTACATGGCCGGCGTGCGGGAGATCTGCGACCGGCACGGCATCGTGTTCATCGCCGACGAGGTGATGGCCGGCTTCGGCCGGACCGGAAAGTGGTTCGCCATCGACCATTTCGACGTCGTGCCCGACCTCATGACGTTCGCCAAGGGCGTCACCTCGGGCTACGTGCCGCTCGGTGGCGTGGCCATCAACGACGCGATCTACAACACCTTCGCCGACCGCGCCTATCCGGGCGGGCTGACCTACTCCGGTCACCCGCTGGCGTGCGCGGCCGCGGTCGCCACCATCAACGCGATGGAGGACGAGGCGATGGTGGCCAACGCCGCCCGCATCGGTGAGACCGTGCTCGGCCCCGGCCTACGCGAACTGGCCGCCCGGCATGCCTCAGTGGGCGAGGTCCGTGGACTCGGTGTGTTCTGGGCGATCGAACTCGTCGCCAACCAGGCCAGCCGGGAACCGCTGGCACCCTACGGCGGATCCAGCGACGCGATGAACGCCGTCATCGCGGCCTGCAAGTCCGGCGGGCTGCTGCCCTTCGCCAACTTCAACCGGATCCACGCCGTGCCGGCCTGCAACATCACCGATGCCGAGGTCGCCGAAGGCCTGGCCATCCTCGACAAAGCGCTCGACGTCGCCGACTCGTACATGACCCGCTGA
- a CDS encoding glycogen/starch/alpha-glucan phosphorylase, protein MTDVVNTTPDNVGDFDATGSVPPPHEHSRTGLSADALRRAISDHLMYSIARPAAALTPEHYYRALALAVRDRMQQRWMATTQDWLDLSNKVTCYLSAEFLMGPQLGNNLLNLGIEKQAREALAALGQELDEILGCEEEPGLGNGGLGRLAACYLDSLATLERPSIGYGIRYEFGIFDQEIQNGWQVEKTDNWLVGGNPWEIDKPDASYIVNWGGYTEQYEDLAGHHRVRWIPQQVIKGVSYDTPIQGYGVNTCNTLTLWSARSVESFALEAFNTGDFYKAVEDEVVAEKVSKVLYPNDEPDAGKRLRLQQQYFFVSCSLQDILRIHTERASLPLDALPQKWAIQLNDTHPSIAVAELMRLLIDEHHLSWDDAWAITLETFGYTNHTLLPEALETWPLGIFGESLPRHLEIIYEINNRFLDEVRARFPGDEDRIRRMSLIGEDGGKSVRMAHLATVGSHAINGVAALHSELLKASVLQDFYEMWPERFGNVTNGVTPRRFLALSNPGLRSLLDETIGEGWLTELDQLRELENFVDDPEFRQRWRDVKRANKSRLGEFVHSTTGIELDPTWMFDIQVKRIHEYKRQHLSVLHIITLYNRLKQNPSFAIAPRAFIFGGKAAPGYFMAKRIIRMITAVGATVNNDPDVNRFMKVVFLPNFNVQNAHLIYPAANLSEQISTAGKEASGTGNMKFMMNGALTIGTLDGANVEIREEAGAENFFLFGLTVDEVERIKAEGYRPASYIENDPELAEVLELTLSGAFTHGDTEVLRPVVDNLIHHDPFLVLADYRSYVDCQAKVSAAWQDRDTWSRMSILNAARSGKFSSDRAIAQYCDDIWNVTPMPVDL, encoded by the coding sequence ATGACCGACGTCGTCAACACCACGCCGGACAACGTGGGAGACTTCGACGCCACCGGGTCCGTCCCGCCGCCGCACGAGCACAGCCGCACCGGCCTGTCCGCAGATGCGCTGCGCCGCGCGATCAGTGACCACCTGATGTACTCGATCGCCCGGCCCGCCGCGGCGCTCACTCCCGAGCACTACTACCGGGCGCTGGCCCTGGCGGTGCGCGACCGGATGCAGCAGCGCTGGATGGCGACCACCCAGGACTGGCTCGACCTGTCGAACAAGGTGACCTGCTACCTGTCGGCCGAGTTCCTGATGGGTCCCCAACTGGGCAACAACCTGCTCAACCTCGGAATCGAGAAGCAGGCCCGGGAGGCGCTGGCCGCGCTGGGCCAGGAGCTCGACGAAATCCTGGGCTGTGAAGAGGAGCCCGGACTGGGCAACGGCGGCCTGGGCCGGCTGGCTGCCTGTTACCTGGACTCGCTGGCCACCCTGGAGCGGCCCTCGATCGGCTACGGCATCCGCTACGAGTTCGGCATCTTCGACCAGGAGATCCAGAACGGCTGGCAGGTCGAGAAGACGGACAACTGGTTGGTGGGTGGCAACCCCTGGGAGATCGACAAGCCGGACGCCAGCTACATCGTCAACTGGGGCGGCTACACCGAGCAGTACGAGGACCTGGCCGGCCATCACCGCGTGCGATGGATTCCCCAGCAGGTGATCAAGGGTGTCTCCTATGACACCCCGATCCAGGGCTACGGGGTCAACACCTGCAACACGTTGACGCTGTGGAGCGCCCGGTCGGTGGAGTCCTTTGCGTTGGAGGCGTTCAACACCGGCGACTTCTACAAGGCCGTCGAAGACGAGGTTGTCGCCGAGAAGGTCTCAAAAGTCCTCTACCCCAACGACGAGCCCGACGCCGGTAAGCGCCTGCGCCTTCAGCAGCAGTACTTCTTCGTGTCGTGCTCGCTGCAGGACATCCTGCGCATCCACACCGAGCGGGCCAGCCTGCCGCTGGACGCGCTGCCCCAGAAGTGGGCCATCCAGCTCAACGACACCCACCCCTCGATCGCGGTGGCCGAGCTGATGCGGCTGCTCATCGACGAGCACCATCTGAGTTGGGATGACGCGTGGGCCATCACGCTGGAAACCTTTGGCTACACCAACCACACGCTGCTGCCCGAGGCGCTCGAAACGTGGCCGCTGGGCATCTTCGGCGAGTCGCTGCCGCGGCATCTGGAGATCATCTACGAGATCAACAACCGCTTCCTTGACGAGGTGCGGGCACGTTTTCCCGGCGACGAGGATCGTATCCGCCGGATGTCGCTCATCGGTGAGGACGGCGGCAAGAGCGTGCGGATGGCACACCTGGCCACGGTCGGCAGTCACGCGATCAACGGGGTGGCCGCACTGCACTCAGAACTGCTCAAAGCCAGTGTGTTGCAAGACTTTTACGAGATGTGGCCGGAGCGTTTCGGCAACGTCACCAACGGCGTGACGCCGCGCCGCTTCCTGGCCCTGTCCAACCCGGGGCTGCGCAGCCTGCTCGACGAGACGATCGGCGAGGGTTGGCTGACCGAACTCGACCAGCTGCGTGAGCTGGAGAACTTCGTCGACGATCCCGAGTTCCGGCAGCGTTGGCGAGATGTCAAGCGTGCCAACAAGAGTCGACTCGGTGAGTTCGTCCACTCGACCACCGGCATCGAGCTGGACCCAACCTGGATGTTCGACATCCAGGTCAAACGAATCCACGAGTACAAGCGCCAGCATCTCAGCGTCCTGCACATCATCACGCTCTACAACCGGCTCAAGCAGAACCCGAGCTTCGCGATCGCCCCCCGGGCGTTCATCTTCGGCGGCAAGGCCGCGCCCGGGTACTTCATGGCCAAGCGCATCATCAGGATGATCACCGCGGTCGGGGCCACGGTGAACAACGACCCCGATGTCAACCGCTTCATGAAAGTGGTGTTCCTGCCGAACTTCAACGTCCAGAACGCCCACCTGATCTACCCGGCCGCCAACCTCTCCGAGCAGATTTCCACCGCGGGTAAGGAAGCTTCCGGCACCGGCAACATGAAGTTCATGATGAACGGCGCGCTGACCATCGGGACACTCGACGGTGCCAACGTCGAGATCCGCGAAGAGGCCGGGGCCGAGAACTTTTTCCTGTTCGGTCTCACCGTCGACGAGGTGGAGCGCATCAAGGCCGAGGGTTACCGGCCCGCGAGCTACATCGAGAACGATCCCGAACTTGCCGAGGTGCTGGAGTTGACCCTTTCGGGCGCGTTCACGCACGGCGACACCGAGGTCCTTCGGCCGGTGGTGGACAACCTGATTCACCATGACCCGTTCTTGGTGCTGGCCGACTATCGCTCGTACGTGGACTGCCAGGCCAAGGTCAGTGCGGCCTGGCAGGACCGCGACACCTGGTCACGGATGTCGATCCTCAACGCGGCCCGCAGCGGCAAGTTCAGCTCGGACCGGGCGATCGCGCAGTACTGCGACGACATCTGGAACGTCACTCCGATGCCGGTGGACCTGTAG
- a CDS encoding nitroreductase/quinone reductase family protein, with protein MTQNRGSRLFSLAGRLMSRPWMRPVTRTFSDLHATLYRATGGAAQNPNYPTMLLTVTGRKSGKQRTVPLIYLQDGDRLVIAAAYAGSDSNPTWWLNLQANPEAVARLRDREITVRAELAPAEQRGELWQRLVAMYPYFTEYQQRTGREIPVVILTPTG; from the coding sequence ATGACGCAGAACCGGGGCTCGCGACTGTTCAGCCTTGCCGGACGGCTGATGAGCCGCCCGTGGATGCGGCCGGTGACGCGCACGTTCAGCGATCTGCACGCGACGCTGTACCGGGCGACCGGTGGCGCGGCGCAGAACCCGAACTACCCGACCATGCTGCTCACCGTGACCGGCCGCAAGAGCGGCAAGCAGCGGACGGTGCCGCTGATCTACCTCCAGGACGGCGACCGGCTGGTCATCGCTGCGGCGTACGCTGGTAGCGACTCGAACCCCACGTGGTGGCTGAATCTGCAGGCGAACCCGGAAGCCGTTGCGCGGCTGCGGGATCGGGAGATTACGGTGCGCGCCGAACTGGCTCCTGCCGAACAGCGCGGCGAGCTGTGGCAGCGGTTGGTGGCGATGTATCCGTATTTCACCGAGTACCAGCAGCGCACCGGCCGGGAAATCCCCGTGGTGATCCTGACACCGACCGGATAG
- a CDS encoding acyl-CoA dehydrogenase family protein gives MRDLVAAQAAESEQLRTMSPAIVEEMWGSGLMTSFNPVEAGGVEPTFAEMIETWIEMAWQDGSFGWIGIANLPSAFAVAAYLPDDGFAEVFTANDNKVTMGGQFFPNGQGTAVDGGYRVTGSWSFGSGTGHSEYVCAGFFPLDDGQPRMAADGLPDMQVAVIPREEIVFKDGWHVQGLKATGSYDYSVEDVFVPTRRTFPLFSRIPNRGSSPATRMGLMPVTAAGHASWALGVAKSMLDDVQALAATKYRMSDMASLASRPTFQKDLAHHVSAWRAARLLVLDAFGAAEDAVAGGADLTPMLRADMRAAAVYATDVARNCAEWAHLAAGTTAIREGSRLERGFRDIYTGTQHAFISEKVAMDAAQIWLGIIEDQPGL, from the coding sequence ATGCGCGATCTGGTGGCCGCCCAGGCCGCCGAGTCCGAGCAGTTGCGCACGATGTCGCCGGCGATCGTCGAGGAGATGTGGGGCAGCGGCCTGATGACGTCGTTCAACCCCGTCGAGGCAGGCGGTGTCGAACCGACCTTCGCCGAGATGATCGAGACCTGGATTGAGATGGCCTGGCAGGACGGGTCCTTCGGCTGGATCGGCATCGCGAACCTGCCCTCGGCATTCGCGGTAGCCGCATATCTGCCCGACGACGGGTTCGCCGAGGTGTTCACCGCCAACGACAACAAGGTGACGATGGGCGGGCAGTTCTTTCCCAACGGCCAGGGCACCGCGGTCGATGGTGGGTACCGGGTGACGGGGTCCTGGAGCTTCGGGTCGGGCACCGGCCACTCGGAGTACGTGTGCGCAGGTTTCTTCCCGCTCGATGACGGCCAGCCGCGGATGGCAGCCGACGGGCTCCCGGACATGCAGGTGGCGGTGATCCCGCGCGAGGAGATCGTGTTCAAGGACGGCTGGCATGTCCAGGGGCTCAAAGCAACCGGTTCCTACGACTACAGCGTCGAGGATGTCTTCGTGCCGACCCGCCGGACTTTCCCGCTTTTCTCCCGGATCCCGAACCGGGGTAGTTCACCGGCCACCCGGATGGGGCTGATGCCGGTGACCGCCGCAGGCCACGCGTCGTGGGCGCTGGGCGTGGCCAAGAGCATGCTCGACGACGTCCAGGCCCTGGCAGCGACGAAGTACCGGATGAGCGACATGGCGTCGCTGGCCAGCCGCCCGACCTTCCAGAAGGACCTCGCGCACCATGTCTCGGCCTGGCGGGCGGCCAGGTTGTTGGTCCTGGATGCGTTCGGTGCCGCCGAGGACGCCGTCGCCGGCGGCGCAGACCTCACCCCGATGCTGCGCGCCGACATGCGCGCCGCCGCCGTGTACGCCACCGACGTGGCACGCAACTGCGCCGAGTGGGCCCACCTGGCCGCGGGCACTACGGCGATCCGGGAGGGCAGCCGCCTGGAGCGAGGCTTCCGCGACATCTACACCGGAACCCAGCACGCGTTCATCAGCGAGAAGGTCGCGATGGACGCCGCCCAGATTTGGCTCGGCATCATCGAGGATCAGCCGGGCCTGTAA